AGCGCCCTGCACCATATGCCCCTCCTGCCCGGATGGCGAAATCGGTATACGCAGAGCACTTAAAATGCTTCGCCCTTTGGGCTTGCGGGTTCGAGTCCCGCTCCGGGCACCATTTCAATATCAATACCTTGCGCATCCCTTCTCGAAAAATTCCTGGTTAGGCAACCTGGGGGTTCCAGCAAGGGTTCTTCTCGGAAGCAATCGATCTAATTCCTTGCACGAACCTTTGCTAGCCTGAGATTCAGTAGGTGGATACGCAGACTGATGCGCAAGCGGATAGCAAGGAAACGTGGGGCGCGTTCCGAAGGGTACACGGTTAGAAAGATCTCCCGCGATGAGATCCAGCCCTTATGCCGTGTGAAGCAGGAGCCGTGATGGGCTGCTGTCAGATGCCTGAGAAACCTTGTAAGCCGGAAACCAGCACCGGCCACCTACTTCAAATTTCTCCTGGGGCTCGCCTTGTGCGGGCCCTTTTCTTTGAGGGCGATTTCTAGGGGATTGGCTTTCCTATATGATTTGTCGTCCCACGTCCTAGGACAGAACGGGGGATGTTGTAGAACCTTTCGCATGATTGGCAGGACTAAGACTGAAATCCACAGTCGTCTTGAGCGTGCGTTGAAAACGCCTGGGCGACCCAGGCGCAGGAGAGGAAACGAATGGAATCGAAAGATCAGGATCTGGTGCGCTTGCTCAGCCTGACCACCCGAAGTCTCACGCACCTGACGGCGGCGATGAGCGAAATGTCCTTCGAGATGATGCGCAGTGACGACCCGGCGGTTAAGAGCGCGGGCCGGCGCATGATCGATCACCTGGCCTTCATTGGCGCGGGGCTCGATCAGCACTGGGAGTCCCTGGCCGCGTACAGCGATCTGCCCGTTCCGTACGAGAGTGCGGAGCCCCTGGTGGAGATGGAACTCAACGTGCTTCCCCAGGAATCCTGACCGCTACTTTCCCATTACTTTTTTTCGTCATGCCGGCGTCACGCGCTTGCCATGGCGCTTGGATGGAATCCGCTTATCGAAGTGGAGGTTCCAGCCATGCGACTGTGCGTGATCGGTGCGGGATACGTGGGATTGGTGACGGCGACCTGCTTCGCCGAGATGGGGAATCAGGTGATGTGCGTGGAGCGCGATCCGTTTCGCCTCGCACGTCTGGCCAAGGGGCAAGCGCCGCTCTACGAGCCAGGCCTGGAATCCATGCTCCAGGACCAGGTTGCGGCAGGACGACTGGGCTTTACCGCGTCGTTGGCGGAGGGGATCGACCGCGCAGATGTCATCTTCATCGCCGTGGGCACGCCCAGCGGCGAGGATGGCTCGGCTGATCTTTCCCATGTCCTCGAAGTCGCCGAAGAGCTGGGCGCCGGCCTGAAGCGGCCCTGCCTGGTGGTGGACAAGTCCACGGTCCCCGTGGGCACCGCGGAGCGTGTCGCGGACCGGATCCACAGCGGACTGGCTGCGCGGGGGCTCGGTTTCCGGGTGGAGGTGGCAAGTAACCCCGAGTTTCTCAAGGAAGGTTCGGCCATCGAGGACTTCATGCGCCCGGATCGGGTCGTCATTGGCTGCGAGAGTCCGGAGGCCGCCGAGTGCCTGCGGCGCCTGTACGCGCCGTTCCTGCGCAACCACGACCGGTTGCTGGTCATGGGGCTGCGTGCGGCGGAATTCACCAAATATGCCGCCAATGCCTTTCTGGCCACCAAGATTTCCTTCATGAACGAGATGGCGGGCATCTGCGCTCGCCTCGAGGTGGACATCGAGGAAGTGCGGCGCGGCGTGGGCAGTGACAAGCGCATCGGTACCCATTTCATCTACGCGGGTTGTGGCTATGGCGGTTCCTGCTTTCCCAAGGATGTACGCGCGCTGATCCGAACGGCTGAGCAGGAGGGGATCGAGCCGGGCATCCTGCGTGCCGTAGAGGCGCGCAATGCCTTGCAGAAAACCCTCCTGTACCAGTCCGTGCGGGAGCACTTCAACGGATTCCTGAAGGGCAGGGTGATCGCACTCTGGGGGCTGGCGTTCAAGCCGGGAACGGATGACTTGCGCGAGGCGCCGAGCCTGGTGCTGCTGGAGGCCCTGTTGCAGGCCGGAGCGAGGGTCCGTGCCCATGACCCGGTGGCCAACGCCGGGGTGGCGGCGCGCTTTCCCCGGGCGGTGGAGACCGGGCAGTTGCGACTGGATGACTCCCCCTACGAGGTCACGGACGGCGCCGACGCCCTGGTCCTGGTAACCGAATGGAAGCAATTCCGGCAGCCGAACTTCGAGCGAATTCGTGGTCTCATGCGCATGCCCGTGATCTTCGATGGACGCAATCTCTACGAGCCGGAACAACTGGTGGAGTCAGGGTTCGTCTATCGGGGCGTCGGACGGCCCCAGAGGGGCCATTGTAAGGCGACTGCGGCGTGATTAGACTGCGCGCCAAATTGCCACCACACCCACCTTCCCAAGGTTTGAAATGATCAAGAAATGCCTGTTCCCCGCTGCTGGTTACGGTACCCGCTTCCTGCCGGCCACCAAGGCGATGCCCAAGGAAATGCTGCCGGTGGTGAACAAGCCACTGATTCAGTATGGCGTTGAAGAGGCCCTGGACGCCGGTCTCAACGAGATCTCCATCGTCACCGGCCGCGGCAAACGCGCCCTCGAAGACCATTTCGACATCAGCTACGAGCTGGAGCACCAGATCAAGGGCACCGACAAGGAGAAGTACCTGGTCGGCATCCGTCGCCTGATCGACGAGTGCAGCTTCTCCTACACCCGCCAGGTGGAGATGAAGGGGCTGGGCCACGCCATCCTCAGTGGACGGCCGCTGATCGGCGACGAACCCTTCGCCGTCGTACTGGCGGACGACCTGTGCCTGAACCTGGCCGGTGACGGTGTCCTGACCCAGATGGTCAAGCTGTACAACCAGTTCCGCTGCTCCATCGTCGCCATCCAGGAAGTGCCCCGCGAGGAGACCTCCAAGTACGGCGTCATTGCCGGCGAGATGATCCGTGACGACATCTTCCGCGTGAACAGCATGGTGGAGAAGCCCAAGCCGGAGGACGCGCCATCCAACCTGGCCATCATCGGCCGTTACATCCTGACGCCGGACATCTTCAAGCTCATCGAGGAAACCGAGCCGGGCAAGGGTGGCGAGATCCAGATCACCGACGCCCTGATGAAGCAGGCCCAGGATGGCTGCGTGCTGGCCTACAAGTTCAAGGGCAAGCGATTCGACTGCGGCGGAGCCGAAGGCTACATCGAGGCCACCAATTACTGCTTCGAAAACCTCTACAAGACCGGCAAGGCGTACTGATCGCCATTGCTGCGAACAGGCCGCCTTCGGGCGGCCTGTTCGTTTTCAGTCAGGTCATTTCCGGATCATGGGATCGGCATCGCCTCCGATCCCGGTCCCAATGGCTGGCCGTAACTGAACTCCACGTAGTTTCCCGCCGGGTCCTTGAGCCCACAGTAGTAGCCCACCGGATAGGGCTCGTCCCTGGGGGCCCAGATCAGGCACCCCGTCGCTTCGGCGCGGCGGGCGATGTCGTCCACCTGCTCGCGGCTATCCACGGCGAAGCCGAAATGGCTGTAGTCGGTGGGCGCCAGGTTGCGGTCCTGGCCGCCGGGCATGATGACGAAGATGAAACTGTGTTCCTTGCCCGGCTCCGCCATCCAGACGATCTTCGAACCCTTGGCGGCGCGCTCGTGGATCACCCGCATGCCGCAGAAGGTTTCGTAGAAACGGACGCAGGGCTCCAGCTCCGGTACATGCAGGGCCACGTGGGTGAGGGTAGGGCGCATGGTCGTCTCCTGTTCGATGCTTTCAGGATAGGCCCGGCAACTGGTCAGGTGCATATCTTCCGGTATGCTGGCGGCTTGTTTCTGGAGGCTTGCCATGGATTACG
This genomic window from Pseudomonas furukawaii contains:
- a CDS encoding UDP-glucose dehydrogenase family protein, whose amino-acid sequence is MRLCVIGAGYVGLVTATCFAEMGNQVMCVERDPFRLARLAKGQAPLYEPGLESMLQDQVAAGRLGFTASLAEGIDRADVIFIAVGTPSGEDGSADLSHVLEVAEELGAGLKRPCLVVDKSTVPVGTAERVADRIHSGLAARGLGFRVEVASNPEFLKEGSAIEDFMRPDRVVIGCESPEAAECLRRLYAPFLRNHDRLLVMGLRAAEFTKYAANAFLATKISFMNEMAGICARLEVDIEEVRRGVGSDKRIGTHFIYAGCGYGGSCFPKDVRALIRTAEQEGIEPGILRAVEARNALQKTLLYQSVREHFNGFLKGRVIALWGLAFKPGTDDLREAPSLVLLEALLQAGARVRAHDPVANAGVAARFPRAVETGQLRLDDSPYEVTDGADALVLVTEWKQFRQPNFERIRGLMRMPVIFDGRNLYEPEQLVESGFVYRGVGRPQRGHCKATAA
- the galU gene encoding UTP--glucose-1-phosphate uridylyltransferase GalU produces the protein MIKKCLFPAAGYGTRFLPATKAMPKEMLPVVNKPLIQYGVEEALDAGLNEISIVTGRGKRALEDHFDISYELEHQIKGTDKEKYLVGIRRLIDECSFSYTRQVEMKGLGHAILSGRPLIGDEPFAVVLADDLCLNLAGDGVLTQMVKLYNQFRCSIVAIQEVPREETSKYGVIAGEMIRDDIFRVNSMVEKPKPEDAPSNLAIIGRYILTPDIFKLIEETEPGKGGEIQITDALMKQAQDGCVLAYKFKGKRFDCGGAEGYIEATNYCFENLYKTGKAY
- a CDS encoding VOC family protein, encoding MRPTLTHVALHVPELEPCVRFYETFCGMRVIHERAAKGSKIVWMAEPGKEHSFIFVIMPGGQDRNLAPTDYSHFGFAVDSREQVDDIARRAEATGCLIWAPRDEPYPVGYYCGLKDPAGNYVEFSYGQPLGPGSEAMPIP